GCCTCGTCGTCGTGTGTCAGCCGTTCCAGGACGAGCGCGGTCAGGTCGGGGGACGCGCCGGCATCGACCAGCGTCTCGGCGATGTCGCCGGGCATCCAGTCGAAGGGACGCGGGAGCACGAGCAGGTGGCGCCGGCCGACGCTGTCGCGGAGCCGTTCGAGGTCCGCCCCGACGTCACCGCTCTTGTGCAGCGTCACGAACTCGGTGTCCTCCATGGGCGTCCGCGCCCGGCTGGCTGCCACCTGCAGCGAGGAGATGCCGGGGGTCACCCGAACCGGCGCGTCGACCGCCCGCTGGACCTTGCCGAGGAACTGGTATCCGGAGTGGTTCGGGTCGCCCATCAGGACCGCTGTGCCGGTCGCGCCGCTCGCGACGCGGTCGCCGAACGCCGCGAGCGCCTCGCCCTCGTCGCGGTAGCCACAGGTCAGCAACTCCGCGTCGGTCTCCTCGCGGACGAAGTCGACGACGGTCTCGAACCCCACCACCACGTCGGCCGCCCGAATCGCCCGCCGCCCCCTCGGTGTCAGGTACTCCGGGTTCCCCGGGCCGATACCGACAGCGGAGACGTGGTCGACGTCCGAATCGAGCGCCGGTTCGGGGGCCGACGCGGCGAGCGTCGCCGGGTCCGGCCCCGCGTCGAGGTCGTAGTCGTCGCTCATCGCTCGCTCGCCACCGGGGCGTCCGTATCGAGCGGGAGGTCGCCGTCTCTGGCGTCGCTCGCGACGTGGACGAGTTCGTTCGTCAGTCCGGCGGCGACACCGCTCCCGCCGCGGCGACCGACGGTCGTGATAGCGGGGACGCCGTGTTCGTCGGCGACTTCGCGGACGCGCTCGCGGCTCTCGGCCGCCTTGACGAAGCCGACCGGCGTGGCCACGACGACCGCGGGCCGGGTGCCGCTCTCGATGCAGTCCGCGAGCGCGAGAGCGGCGGTCGGCGCGTTTCCGACGACGGCCACGCTCCCCTCGTAGACGCCCTGTCGGTCGAGTTCGAGCACCGAGGCGGCGGTGCGTGTCATCCCCGTCTCCGCGGCGAGCGCCGCGCCGTTGCCGATGGCCTTCCGGACCGGGCAGCTGTGGCCGCGGCCGGTGATACCCGACTTGACCATCGTGATGTCGGTGACGACCGGCTGTTCGTCCAGTACGGCTCGCGCGCCGGCGCGGACCACCTCGGATTCGTCCGCGCCCGAAAAGCGCACCAGATACTGGAACTCGGGGTCGCCGGTGGCGTGGACGGCCTTCTGACGGATGCGGTCCCCCAGCGTCTCGTCGGGGACGAGCTCGCGCACGCGGTCCATGCTGGTCTCGGCGATCTCCATTGCGTCGCCCGTCGTCGCGCCGAGGTCGGCGTACGCCTCGAAGTCACTCGTGTCCCGGCCGTCGTCAGTCGTCATCGCTCGTCACCTCCGGAGCGTCGGCGGCGCCGGCACGGGCTTCGAGGTCGCCGTCGACGGTCAGGTTCACGTCCCGCAGCCGCTCTGCCGTCTCGTCGTCGGCGTCCCAGAGCCCGCGGTCGATAGCTTCGAGCAGCGTCTCGGTGATGCTCTCCAGCGCCCACGGGTTCACGTCCCGCAGCCACTCCTGACGGTCCGCGTCGAGGGCGTACTTCTCGGCCACGTCGGTCCAGAGGGTGTCGCTGACGACGCCCGTCGTCGCGTCCCAGCCCAGCACCACGTCGACCGTCGTCGAGAGGTCGCCGGCCCCCTTGTAGTCGTGTTCTTCCATCGAATCGAGCCAGCTCGGGTTGAGGACGCGGGCCCGCATCGCCTTCCGGACCTTCTCCTCGTTCGTGTAGACGGCCACGTCGTCCGGGTCCGACGAGTCGCCGACGTACGATGCGGGTTCGGTCCCCGATATCTCGGAGACGGCGCTGATGAAGCCGCCGTGGAACGCGTACCAGTCGGAGCTGTCGAACTCGTCCTGTTCGGCGGTGTCCTCGATTTTGACGGTGGCTTCCACGCTCCCGAGCCGGCGCTCGAAGGACGCGTGGGCCTCGCTAACCGTGCCGCGCGAGCCCATCGCGTAGCCGCCCCACTGGACGTACACCTCGGCGAGGTCGGAGCGGTCCTCCCAGTTGCCCTCGTCGACGGCCTTGTTCGTCCCCGCGCCGTAACCGCCGGGTCGGGTCGTGAACACGCGGGCTTTCGCCGCGCTCTCGGCGTCGCTCTCGTCCATCCCGTCCGCGACGAGGTCCTCGGTCTCTTCCTCGACGTGTTTCTTCACGTAGTTCATCTCGTGGGGTTCGTCGAGCGCGGCGACGGCCTCGACCGCGTCGTGGACGACGCTCGCCGCCGCCGGGAAGGCGTCCCGGAAGAGCCCGGAGACGCGCGTCGTCACGTCTATTCGGGGGCGAGCGAGTTCGTCCAGCGGAATCGGCTCGACGTCCTCGACGCGACCCGCGTCGCTCCACACCGGTTCGACGCCCATCAGCGCGAGCACCTGAGCAATGGTCTCGCCGCGTGTGCGGACCGTCGGTGTGCCCCAGACGACGACGCCGATCTCCTCGGGGTAGCTGCCGTCTGCCTGCGTGTGCCGCTCCAGTACGCCCTCGGCGACCTCGCTGCCCACGTCCGACGCAGTCTTGGCCGGGACCTTCCGCGGGTCCAGCGTGTAGAAGTTCCGGGCCGTCGGGAGCAGGTCGACGCCTCCTCGGGTGGGGGCGCCGGAGCCGCCCGGCGGGACGTACTCGCCGGCGAGCGCGTCCGCAGTACGGGGAATCTCGTCGGCCGCGCCGGCGACTCTCGGGGCGGCCTCCTCGCAGATGTAGGCGAGCGCCTCGCGCAGTTGGTCGTGTGCACCCGATTTCGCCCGGGCGTCCCCGAGCGGGTCGATGTCCACGACGAGGAGGTTCATGTTGACCTCCGAGTCGCCGTCTTCGAGTTCGCTCTCCGGCACGTCGAACTCGTGCTCGGCGAGCGTCTCGACCAGGTCGAGGCTCGTCTCGTGGACGCGGTCGGCGGCCTCGGCGTAGGTCATCCCGAGCGCGTCGTCGTACTCGCCCGGCGCGTTCCGGAGCGTGTCGTAGTCCACCCCCAGGACGCCGGCGACGCTCTCACGCAGCGAGGGCGCGCCGGGGTTCTCCAGCCGGGTGAGCGCCACGAGGTAATCGACCAGTCGGTCGTCGGCCGGCGGCTCGCCCATCGTGTGCAGCCCCTTCCGAATCTGGGTCGTCTTCACGTCGGTGAGATACTCGTGGACGCGCGCTACGAGCGTGTCGATGGCGACCTCGTCGCCCGCCACCTCGCCCTCGGCGAGCGTGCTCCCCGCTTCCGCCGGACCGCGCACGTCGGCTTGCTCCGATATTTCGCCCGCGACCCCGAGTTCGACGGCGAGGTCCAGCTCGTCGACGACCTCGCGGATGCGCCGTTCGAGCTGTTCGCCGTCGTCGGTGCGAGCGTCCTCCATCCCGGCCTCCCGGTAGCGGTCGGCCAGCTCTTCGAGGTCCGCGAGGTCGTCGTACGTCCCGGCGTTGGCCATCACCGGCGTCAGGTAGTCCACGATAGCGGCGTAGGACCGCCGCTTGGCCTGGGTTCCCTCGCCGGGGTTGTTGACGATGTACGGGTAAACGTTCGGGACGTCGTCGACGAGCTGGTCCGGCGCGCTCTCGCCGTCGAGACCGACGGTCTTGCCGGGGAGCCACTCCAGACTGCCGTGGGTTCCCAGATGGACCACCGCGTCGGCCCCGTAGGAGTTGCGGAGCCAGCGGTAGAAGGCGACGTAGTCGTGGGGCGGCTGGAGGTCCGAATCGTGGTACACCTTCGATGGGTCCATCCCGAAGCCGCGCGGGGGCTGGACGGTGACGAGCACGTTGCCGAACTCGACGCCGGGGATGGCGAAGGGTCGGTCGGGCGGGTCCCCCCACTCGTCGACGACGTTCTCGCGGAAACCCGGATCGAGCGCGTCGAACCACTCGCCGTACTGGGCCGGCGACACCGTATCGACGCTCAGTTCGCGCACGTCCTCGGGCGCGACCCAGCGGTCCTCCAGCGTGAGCTGGTCGGTCAGCCGTTCGACCAGCGACTGGCCGCTGTCGGGCATCGTCGGTCCCGTCTCGTAGCCGCGAGCGGCCAGTTCTTCCAGCAGGTTCACCGTGCTCTCGGGCGAGTCCAGCCCGAACGCGGTGCCGATGCCGTCGTCGCTGGGCGGGTAGTTGTGCAGGACCACCGCGACCCGCTTCTGGTCGTTGGGCGTGTACCGGAGCCGCGCCCAGTTGACGGCCAGCCGGGCCGCGTGGTCGACGCGGTCGTCGATGGGGAAGTGCTGTTTCGGGGCGCTCCCGATGCCGGCGGTGTCCTCCGTGCGCTCCTTCCCCGAGATGGGGTGGGTGATGACGTTGCCGTCGAACTCCGGCAGCGCCACGGAGAGAGCGAGCTCGAACCCCATGACGCCGGTGTCACTGGCGTCGTATCTGGAGCGCGAACGCATCGTCGTCACGGTCTGGACGACCGGCACGCCCAGTCTGTCGAGGAACACGTCCTCGGCGCTCTGGCCTTCGTCGTCGGCCTCGCGGCCCCGCTCGTCCATCGACAGCGAGAACATGAACGACGAGCAGACGGCGTCGACCACCGGGTCGCCGTCCGCGTCGAGGAGCCACTCCTCGGTCACTCGCTCGGCGTTCCACTGGTCCTCGGCGTCAGTCGCGGGCTCGCAGAATACCGGGAGCGCGTTCGCCCCCTGTGCCTCGATGGCTCGGACCTGTGCATCGACGTAGCGGGTGTTCTCGTGGGTCCAGTGGGACTCGTAGAACCAGACCGCGACCGTGGGTTTCGCGGGGTCGAACGTCGCCACCAGCTCCTCGTAGCTCGCGGCCGGGTGGTCGGGGTGGTACACCCCCTCGGTCGGGAGCGCGACGGGGTCGTCGAAAGCGGGGTCGGCGTCGCCGTACTGGCTCACCAGGTAGCGCAGGCAGTTGGCGACGTTGCTCGCGCCGCCTCTCTCCAGATAGTCGTAGACGGTCTCGCGGTGGCTGTCTGGGACCGACGTGTCCTCGTAGGCGAAGGCGTCACCGGTAGCCTTCACGACGAGCGGGACGCCGGCCTCGCGGAAGCGGGAAACGGCCCGCTCGTAGCCGGGCATGCTGTCCTCGGCCCCGTGGAGCCAGAGGACGACGGCGGTCGCGTCTGTCAGTTCCTCGACGAACGACTCGACTGCGGGTTCGTCGTCGAGGTCGCTCTCCGAGCGCACGACGAGGTCGCTCTCGACCTCGCCGGCGGCCCGCTGGACCGCCCCGAGTTCGTTCTCCGTCGCGGTGTAGAGTCCGAGCTGTGGCATAAGGTTATTAAAACTCCGTTGTGGTTAGTACAAGTATGGTTGTTTTCGCTGCGGACAAAAAGGCTTCGCAGGCCACCTTCGAGTCGGTGGTCGGCCAGCGGGACCTGAAAGACGGGCTGCTCGCCGTGGCGGCCGACGACGGACTCGACGGGCTGTTGATTCGCGGCGAGAAGGGGACGGCGAAGTCCACGACGGTCCGGGCGCTCGCCGACCTGCTGCCCGAGCAGCGCGCCGTCGCGGACTGCCCGTACAGCTGTCCGCCGGCAGCGCCCGGTCGGCAGTGTTCGGACTGCCGGGAGCGCGAGGAGCTGCCGGTAGAGGAGCGGCGACCGCCGGTCGTGACGCTGCCACTGGGCGCGACGCGGGACCGACTCGTCGGCACGCTGTCGGTCGCGGACGCCCTCGCCGGCGAGGCCGAGTTCGACCCCGGCCTGCTCGCGCGGGCCAACCGGGGCATCCTCTACGTCGACGAGGTGAACCTCCTCGACGACCACCTCGTCGACGTGCTGCTGGACGCCGCAGCCAGCGGCGTCAACCGCGTGGAACGGGACGGCGTCACCGTCTCCCACCCTGCGGCGTTCACGCTCGTCGGGACGATGAACCCCGAGGAAGGCGACTTGCGGCCACAGCTCCGGGACCGCTTTGCCCTCCAGACCGAGGTGACCGCCTGCGAGGACATCGAGGACCGCGTGGCCATCATCGACAGGGCGCTGGGCGACGGGGCGGGAGCCACGGACGATGGGGGTGAGACGGACCGCTCGCCCGGTGAGCGACTGACCACTGCGCGCGAGCTACTCGCCGACGTGGCGCTCTCCCAGGCGTTCCGCGAGCGGATTGCCACCCTCTGTCGGGACGCACAGATCGACGGCCACCGGGGCGACATCGCGACCGCCCGCGCCGCCAGAACCTTCGCGGCGCTCGACGGTCGGACCACGGTGCTGGAGCCCGATATCGAACGCGCCGCCGAGTTCGCACTGCCGCACCGACTCGCGTCCGAGCCGTTCGCGGCGCCGCCCGACATCGACGACGTGCTCGACGACCAGTTCGGGGACGGGAGCGACGACGAAGCGAGCGGAGAGCCCGACGGTGAGCCGGAGGCCAGTGAGAGTCCGTCGGACGACGACGGCGAGCGGGAAGAGAGCCCACCGGAGGACGAGCGCAGTGAGGGGGACGAAGCCAGCGACGCCGAGACTGACGGGGAGGCCCCGGGCCAGACACCGGCCGGGGACGGGTCGGACGGTGGCGTGGAGGGCGGCGACCCCAGTGGCTCGTCGGCCCCGGCCGACGCCGGACAGGACGGGGGTAATGAACCCGGTGAGGGCGGCGACGACGCGTCCGATGCGGGCGCCGACGGCTCCGAGACGGACGAGGCGACACCCTTGCTCCCGGGCCAGTCCCCAAGCGGCGTCGGCGAAAGCGCAAGTCCCGACGTGGAGCCCCCGGCGGTCGACACCGATGGCCGCGCCGCGAGCGGCCGCGCCAGCGCGACCGGCACCGACCGGGGCGCGACCGTCAGAACCGAACCGACCGACGGAGCCGGCGCGGTCGACGCGGCCGCGTCCGTCAGAGCGGCGGCGAAACGCGGGCGCGACGCAGTCGGCTCCCGTGACCTCCGGCAATCCGTCCGGAACGGGGACGCGGGAACCCTCGTGGTGTTCGCCGTCGACGCCAGCGCGTCGATGCGGCCGGCGATGGACGCCGCCAAGGGGTGTGTGCTCGAACTGCTGAGAGACGCCTATCAGGCCCGCGACGAGGTGGCGGTCGTCACCTTCGCCGGCGACGACGCCGACGTGGTGCTCCCGCCGACTGACAGCGTGACTCTCGCCGCGCGCCACCTGAAGGAGCTCCCGACCGGCGACCGGACGCCGCTGCCCGCCGGGCTGGCGACGGCCGCCGAGGTAGTGACCGAAGCGGCGCCCGATGCTGCCGTCGCCGTGGTCGTCACGGACGGCCGGGCGAACGCCGCCGAGGACCGCCCGGTCGCTGCGACCCGCGACGCCGCCCGCCGACTCGGCGCGGTGGCAGACCGGACCGTCGTCGTGGACGCGGGGACGGAATCGCGGGCCGCACTCACCGAGACCGTCGCCGAGGCGACCGAGGGGTCGGTCGTCCCGCTGTCGGCGCTCTCCGCCGAGCGCATCGACGCAGCGGCCCAGCAGTGAGCACAGCGAGCCGCTGACGCGGCTCGTTGTCCGACGGAGTGGGTCGGAAGTTTTACAAACTAACTTGTTTTATCTACAAGTAGAATTTCAATGCAGGCC
The genomic region above belongs to Halomicroarcula saliterrae and contains:
- a CDS encoding VWA domain-containing protein, which gives rise to MVVFAADKKASQATFESVVGQRDLKDGLLAVAADDGLDGLLIRGEKGTAKSTTVRALADLLPEQRAVADCPYSCPPAAPGRQCSDCREREELPVEERRPPVVTLPLGATRDRLVGTLSVADALAGEAEFDPGLLARANRGILYVDEVNLLDDHLVDVLLDAAASGVNRVERDGVTVSHPAAFTLVGTMNPEEGDLRPQLRDRFALQTEVTACEDIEDRVAIIDRALGDGAGATDDGGETDRSPGERLTTARELLADVALSQAFRERIATLCRDAQIDGHRGDIATARAARTFAALDGRTTVLEPDIERAAEFALPHRLASEPFAAPPDIDDVLDDQFGDGSDDEASGEPDGEPEASESPSDDDGEREESPPEDERSEGDEASDAETDGEAPGQTPAGDGSDGGVEGGDPSGSSAPADAGQDGGNEPGEGGDDASDAGADGSETDEATPLLPGQSPSGVGESASPDVEPPAVDTDGRAASGRASATGTDRGATVRTEPTDGAGAVDAAASVRAAAKRGRDAVGSRDLRQSVRNGDAGTLVVFAVDASASMRPAMDAAKGCVLELLRDAYQARDEVAVVTFAGDDADVVLPPTDSVTLAARHLKELPTGDRTPLPAGLATAAEVVTEAAPDAAVAVVVTDGRANAAEDRPVAATRDAARRLGAVADRTVVVDAGTESRAALTETVAEATEGSVVPLSALSAERIDAAAQQ
- the cobN gene encoding cobaltochelatase subunit CobN, which codes for MPQLGLYTATENELGAVQRAAGEVESDLVVRSESDLDDEPAVESFVEELTDATAVVLWLHGAEDSMPGYERAVSRFREAGVPLVVKATGDAFAYEDTSVPDSHRETVYDYLERGGASNVANCLRYLVSQYGDADPAFDDPVALPTEGVYHPDHPAASYEELVATFDPAKPTVAVWFYESHWTHENTRYVDAQVRAIEAQGANALPVFCEPATDAEDQWNAERVTEEWLLDADGDPVVDAVCSSFMFSLSMDERGREADDEGQSAEDVFLDRLGVPVVQTVTTMRSRSRYDASDTGVMGFELALSVALPEFDGNVITHPISGKERTEDTAGIGSAPKQHFPIDDRVDHAARLAVNWARLRYTPNDQKRVAVVLHNYPPSDDGIGTAFGLDSPESTVNLLEELAARGYETGPTMPDSGQSLVERLTDQLTLEDRWVAPEDVRELSVDTVSPAQYGEWFDALDPGFRENVVDEWGDPPDRPFAIPGVEFGNVLVTVQPPRGFGMDPSKVYHDSDLQPPHDYVAFYRWLRNSYGADAVVHLGTHGSLEWLPGKTVGLDGESAPDQLVDDVPNVYPYIVNNPGEGTQAKRRSYAAIVDYLTPVMANAGTYDDLADLEELADRYREAGMEDARTDDGEQLERRIREVVDELDLAVELGVAGEISEQADVRGPAEAGSTLAEGEVAGDEVAIDTLVARVHEYLTDVKTTQIRKGLHTMGEPPADDRLVDYLVALTRLENPGAPSLRESVAGVLGVDYDTLRNAPGEYDDALGMTYAEAADRVHETSLDLVETLAEHEFDVPESELEDGDSEVNMNLLVVDIDPLGDARAKSGAHDQLREALAYICEEAAPRVAGAADEIPRTADALAGEYVPPGGSGAPTRGGVDLLPTARNFYTLDPRKVPAKTASDVGSEVAEGVLERHTQADGSYPEEIGVVVWGTPTVRTRGETIAQVLALMGVEPVWSDAGRVEDVEPIPLDELARPRIDVTTRVSGLFRDAFPAAASVVHDAVEAVAALDEPHEMNYVKKHVEEETEDLVADGMDESDAESAAKARVFTTRPGGYGAGTNKAVDEGNWEDRSDLAEVYVQWGGYAMGSRGTVSEAHASFERRLGSVEATVKIEDTAEQDEFDSSDWYAFHGGFISAVSEISGTEPASYVGDSSDPDDVAVYTNEEKVRKAMRARVLNPSWLDSMEEHDYKGAGDLSTTVDVVLGWDATTGVVSDTLWTDVAEKYALDADRQEWLRDVNPWALESITETLLEAIDRGLWDADDETAERLRDVNLTVDGDLEARAGAADAPEVTSDDD
- a CDS encoding precorrin-8X methylmutase, yielding MTTDDGRDTSDFEAYADLGATTGDAMEIAETSMDRVRELVPDETLGDRIRQKAVHATGDPEFQYLVRFSGADESEVVRAGARAVLDEQPVVTDITMVKSGITGRGHSCPVRKAIGNGAALAAETGMTRTAASVLELDRQGVYEGSVAVVGNAPTAALALADCIESGTRPAVVVATPVGFVKAAESRERVREVADEHGVPAITTVGRRGGSGVAAGLTNELVHVASDARDGDLPLDTDAPVASER
- a CDS encoding cobalt-precorrin-7 (C(5))-methyltransferase; the encoded protein is MSDDYDLDAGPDPATLAASAPEPALDSDVDHVSAVGIGPGNPEYLTPRGRRAIRAADVVVGFETVVDFVREETDAELLTCGYRDEGEALAAFGDRVASGATGTAVLMGDPNHSGYQFLGKVQRAVDAPVRVTPGISSLQVAASRARTPMEDTEFVTLHKSGDVGADLERLRDSVGRRHLLVLPRPFDWMPGDIAETLVDAGASPDLTALVLERLTHDDEASTRTTLGELAETAGGDGREDTPFSDLSVLAVRAPTPRQ